A segment of the Meriones unguiculatus strain TT.TT164.6M chromosome 10, Bangor_MerUng_6.1, whole genome shotgun sequence genome:
GCCTCTCCTTGGAAGTCAAGTACGAAGACAAACACTTAGCACATACGGATGTTTAGATTTCCCAGAAAGGGAGCAGGGTGTCCAACTCCCTCCTCTGGTCCCTCTCCCTTGGCTCACCATAGGCCATCTGTCGGATGGAGATGGGTGATCTTCCGTCCTCACTCAGTGATGCTAAGCCCTCATCTGCCTTCCTGGGgtaaaagagaagaaacagaaggaagtcCATGGATGTCCCTTTCTGTCTGATATTCTCCATTTAATGCCCCTTATTCCAAGCACCATCCAAAGGCTGGCCCATTTGCCACAATGCACACCACTGTCCCCTCTCCCTTCCAGATCACCCCTTGTCCTTACTTAAGGAGCTTGTAGTAGGCAAAACGGAACACTTCCTGTAGAAGGACAGAAACAGCAGCACCAAAAATCAGGAGGCCATACTGGAGCCGGGCATCTGACCGGTCTGTCACATGGACCAAGATGAACCAGACCACAGAGGCCAAGAGCAGGGAGACCAGCCAGAAAAAGGCTCTGAGAAAACACAACGGCAAtgagagaggcaaagacaggggcAGCTGGAAAAATCAAGGAGGTAACCAGCCGAGGCTGCAGTAGGAAAAGTGGAAGTTAGACTTCCGAGGGAGACAGGGACCAGACAGGATAAGCGTCTCCAACAGACTCATCTGCAGGAATCTGCAGGCGGCAGACGGGGTAGAGATCTGGTTAGAGTCCTCAGTGAGATGAGAGTCAAAGCGTGTGGGCACGAACGGGCGGTAAGGTATCCATTCCTGGATCCTAGGCTGGCCGAGGTCAGCACAGCCCCTTCACTAGTCTCGGCCTTAGGCCTGCTCTGACGTTGCCGGGAGGACTACAGGAAGAACCGGTGAAATCCCTGGAAGGCGGAAGCCGATTGAGGGAAATCTGCCTAGACCACCATTTGACCCTGTCCAACCTTTTCCGACTTCTGCCCCCCAACTCAGGCGACTAAGCTCGCCCCAGTTCCTCCTCCACCCCTTTCTGCATCTTTTTTCTTGGTGTTTGGTCCCTTGTCCACCACCGCTCGCCACTCACCCCGCGACCAGGATGATGACCCGAAGCGGGTCTCCAGCCACAGTGATCAGGAAAAGGGCGAAGGCCGGGCCGAAGGCGACGAAGGTGCACCCGAAAAACACAGCCGCCCCCATGACTGGGCagcggggggagggagggagccccGGCCGAGAGAGGCGAAGGGGAGCAGCGCGCCGGGGGGGAGTCCGCGTGGGGCGGCGACGCAACCCCACGAGGGGCGCGGTGCAATGTCACCCCCGAACCccggggaaggggaaggggggcaCCGAAACCCCGGACGAAGGTCCGCCCGACCTCGTCTACGGAAGCCGAAGAGGGAACAACCCCCGGTCGCTGCCCCATGGCCACCTCCCATCTAATCCCCACCCCCGGAAGACCAATGAATACTTGGTGGGGCGGAACTGCAGAGGCGGGGTCGTGGCGGCGCGGCCTTCTGGGAGTTGTAGTCTTCCATCCTTGGAGACTACACGGGTGCTGGGAGTGGCTTCTGGGGAGGCCGGGACTGGGCCCAATCAGGAAAAAGGATTTCTGGTCCGTTTGAGCTTTGGCGACGGTTTTCTTTCTTAACACTACAGAGAAGAGTGATAACCACCCTGTGTATTTCTAGAAGAGCTTTGGCGGGGAAAGATCCTGTTTGAtctagagattaaaaaaaagagcacagGATAAGGGTTGATAAGGATAAGGAAGATAGGGACAGACATTGTTCTTACTTGAATTAGAGGAAACGGCCCAGAGAAGTACCTAAGGGATCAAAGTTGGAGCTCTTGGAGCAGCCTGTCTCCCATGAAGCCTTCACCTGTATTGTGCAATGACAGAACGAGAGGAGCaagaggagctgagggagaaaGGTTTATCAAAAACGTTTTGAAGGAATCCAGGACTCAAAAAGCAACTAGAGCAATGAATGGGGCTGAGGGGAAATGACAGCCCCCACACCAAGTCGCTTAGTTCCTTTGATGTCATACTTCCTCTATTTATAGTCTGGAAAATAAACTTGAGTGCTGTCTTTTCCTCAAGCTGTGGAGAGGGATTTCGTATTAGAACGAATCGTCATTTTTATGAAGACAGGTTGGTCCTTAGGGGGCTACCCAAGGAACCCTATGATGGAATCCGACCTAGACAATTGGTTCTGAGAGTATAAtcaaagcaacaacaaaccaCGGAAAAAAATGTGAAGATCGCCAGGCTTCCTGGAAGTGATTTATAGTTTATAAATGTGTGCCAGTCATATGGCTGGtttactttgttgttttgttttgagacaggttttctttgtataaccttggctattgtggactctctttgtagaccaggctgacctccaactcgcagagattcacctgcctcagcctcctgagtgctgggattaagtgtgtgccaccacgcctggactgctttacaccccccaccccccagtaaattctgggaggagaaaatggagaaacagGTTTTTGCCAAAAGTCACCAGGTAATGTTTTCCCAAAGTTAGAAGGATGGGAGCATCCTGGCCAGCGTATTAGGTTCTATATGTGTCCTGCTTCTGAGCTCACCAGGCTGATTGTATAAGCTAACTCTCCTTTCTCTGTGAGCTGCTACGTCTTGACTGCAGAGAGCAACCTGTCTTGTAGGTAGAGGTTCCGCAGACGCTTGTACTGTGTTAATAAAAACTGAGCGAGTTTTTTTATTAAGTATGTGGGGGgggttaattttgttttaatatttattttgcatgtgaGTGCAAATAACAACTTTATGCCAAAACATGAGGAGAATGGTCATTTATTTAGGAATGTTTTGTAGTCCTATGTCATCTGACttcttttaatctatatttttgttgctgttttgaggtgtgtgtgtgtgtgtgtgtgtgtgtgtgtgtgtgtgtgtttatttggttggttggtttggtttttttgagacagggtctttctatgtagccctggctgtcctgaaactaactACATAGAGcaaactggcctcgaactctcaaacgtccacctgcctctgcatggcaaatgctggaattaaagggctatgatggtgttttgttttttagctacCTTGTCTGTGAGGTCTCAGTTGACTAGCAGATTAGCCTTAGCTCAGTATGCCCAATAAATGTGCTAGCGCTCCTGAATTGAACTGAATGAAAACAGGAAATACGGAAGCAGATAGAATTTTAGGGAAGGTGCCAAGagagggctagagaaatggctcaacccttaagagcactggctgcttttccagaggtcaattcccagcacccacatggtggctcatgacgaTCTACAATGGGaactgatgtcctcttctgttaTACGTGCAGATAGAACAcccatatgtataaataaataaataaatcctttaaaaaaaggaagatgcCAAGAGTCTGAacatggggggtggggatggcAACTAGCAGAGGATGATGTATCTGTTTCTTCTattcttccatcctgtttccaAGAATCTGGAGGAAAGGGGTGGTCACAGAGTGGAGAGAAAATAAGTGGCCTTGGCTATTGTGTGCAAGGGggtgcagttaaaaaaaaatgccaacatGACCACCCCATGGTTTGGTTAAGGTGTTATTAAGAGAGAAAACAGCCAGAAGCATCTGGaagagtcaagagcagagagagaaagaagcaggctgaacatggccagcagacaaGGCTTGGCCAGGGCCACCTTCAAGAGCGGGGAGAGCAGCAGGGAAGAGAGAATAGAATGAGCATGGTGAGAACAGCAAAAGCCAAGAACGGTGAGAATAGCCGGGTTACAAGAAGGATGAGCAGCTGTGGGAAGGGAATCCCGTGAGCCGGAGGCAGCCAAGTCGGAGGTGAGAAAGGCCGGGATGCTATCGTGGACTCTGAAACGTGTAACAGGCACTTGTGATACTGTGGGAGCCTGCATGCCAGCGTGAGCTTTGCTATGCTGACAGGTACCACAGGTAGCCGTGTCCCTTCTACAGAGCTAAGGAAAATGACTTCATTTGGTAGAGGGGAACCCTGTTCAtaagttcctgaggaatgctggtgTTTATCTAACTCCCAGAAATACTTCTACAGTCCAGGTTGAGCTCATTTCTGGATAAATGGACTGCCTTTTGAAGGTTTGGGAATcggagtttcctttggacctgacagtggtgagatttttgttttgttttgttttgttttcttctgagggTGGTCAGAGTTTTATCAGCAGCAATGCAGAAGGAAATTTGGGCGTTGAACAATGGTTCATAAACATTACTCCCATCCCCCAGACAAgacaggcagagaagaggcaCTATTTAATTACAGTCTAAAAGAAGTCCTCGCCCCTTCCTCTCATTCCAACAGTGATAAAACAGATCGTGTTTCCCGCAGAGGAAAGAGCAATTCTGCTCGGCAATGGTGAGTTACGGATTGCAAGAGGGAAGGTGAACTTCTGGGAGGattgagagggaggaaggaaaggaggggagagagtCAACTTTGGTCCCAGCAGTGGGAGTCCTGAGGGGAATCGGTGTAGGGTGAGGAGCTCCCCGGGAATAAAAGTTTGCATTCATTCAACAAGTTTTCAGTTCAGTCCAACCGCTGTGTAGTAGAAGGTCTACTGGGTGAGAGGGCGGAGAGTTCTGTCCCCCTGGGAGAAGACTCATCGAGGCTCCCTCCCACCTTCACAGCAGCGGGAAGGCGGGGTGAGTGTGGTGGGAAACAGTGCAATTTCCTCTTTCTACTGTCACAGCCATAGTGCAAAAATCCAGAATGGATGTCCTCCTTATAGCCCTCCTTGTCGTGCCGCTTATCCTGGGTGAGTCCACTTCTCAGCCTGAGCTTTTGTGCCTGGTCTTTTGTTCTAAACGGGATGAGAGGAAAAGATGTAAAGAGGATGTGAGTGGGCATTTCAGCAGGGAAGGGTTGTGCTTTCTCAGCTGCTGGAGTCCAGGGTTGGGGGCAGAGCAGAGCTCTGGAAGGTGGAGCCAGGAAACCAAAGGCAAAGCAAAGCAAGTCTTGTCAGAGAGGAGGCTGAAGGAGGATGGAGCCCTGAAGAGAGTGCCTTCAGCAATCCTGAACTAGTAGCTCTGTTTCTGTCACCACACAGCTGAACAGGAGGGTGAGGAGCAGTAAAGGAAGGAGGTGGGTTCTCAAAAGTCCAGGGACTGAGAGAGCACAAAGTGCCTCCTTCCCacaaagaagaagggaaaaaacaaaaaacaaaacaaacaaacaaacaaaaaaaacccttctaTTAGCAAAGACTTAAGTGTGAGAGCCAAGTCTGATGGCATATGCCCAGCTCTTGGGACatagaggggaaagggagcatcagaaactcaaggttatccttgactacacagtgagttcctgaCTAGCCTCAGAGAATTAATAATAACAGTAACCCCTCATCCAGGCGTGGTGGCCCATAACTTTAGCCCCAGCACGCTGGAGCAGGCAGGCAGATTTGAGTTTGGCAGCCAGCCCGGTTAGGTtcacaaagtgagctccaggacagccagggatacacagagaacccctgcctcaaataataataatgattcgtaatattaataataaccctgaaccaaaaaataaaaccgagcttggcatggtggctcactcctttaatcccagcactctagaggcagaaacaggaagagctctgtgagttctaagctaGTCTGGTTTCAAAATGAGTTCGAGGCTGGTTAGGAATACATAGCAAactatgtctttaaaaaaatggtgGTGGGGGGCATGACATAAATATAGATTGGCTTAGGATAGTAGAAAACTGGACGGGTCCCAAGGGCAGCTTGGCTCCTTCCCTTCTTTGTTCTCTAGCCTGCCAGGTGTCTCTCATTGTTTCCCGCCCCTTTAAATCCTGTGTCCTTAGTCTGGGGTTGCAGCAATGTGTTTAGCAGAAGGCCTAGAATTCTGGATTCAATCACCAAAGTCACACATTTTTAGctctggaagaaaagaaaagctatgaTGGGCATTTGGTCCAGCTGACTCAATTTTAAGGATGGTGATAGAAGGCTGGCcttggtggcgcacgcctttattcccagcatttgggaggcagaagcaggcagatctctgtgagtgcctGCTGTACACAGtgagacagccagggctctatggAGAGACCCTTTCTCATAAAGGGTTTGGGGGGGGCATATGAAATGGACTGTTCAAAGTTCTGCTTAGTTAACAGTGAAGCCAAGCCGGAAGTAAATCCAAATCTAAAATCTtgagagtttgttttgttttttgtgagaGATGCTGGTAAGATTTCTCCCAAGTATAAAAAATTGGGAAGATATGGAACCTATCTTCCTGGGAGTTCTGTGCCGAAAGCACAATTCTGATCTCACTGCAGCTAGGAGCCAGGAGACTGGGCTGGCTGAGGTACAGCAGCAGGGAAACCtctggagaggaggcagaaggacagaCGGCTGGGAGGTCTGGAGATCTGAGATCAACGCCATGTGTGCTGTTGCTAAGGAGCTCCAGATGCTTTTGACCTATAGCTCTTGTCCCTGCAGGACAGGAATACGAGGATGAAGAAGAGCTGGAAGAGGGTGATTACTATCAAGTGATATATTATTACACAGTGACCCCTAACTATGGTGCGTATGTGAAGGGCTCCAACTTTTAGTGGGGTAGAATAGATTTAGGAATGACTTAGTTCCAAGATTGTCCTTCACTTTGCAACACAATAGCAGAATTAGTCAAAATTTTGGCCGTGACCAAAAGCTATTAAGACTCTTGGTATTATTTCTCAAGCTCATGATTTTTGAAAATAACAAAGTAaggattttatgtatatgaatattttgtctgcatgtatgtctgtgcatcatgtgtgtgcccggtgcttacagaggtcagaagagggcactggatcccctgggaaTTGCAGGTGGTGGTGAGTACtaggatctgaacccaggtcttctggaagaacagccagtactcttaaccatggagccagccatctttccagccccttaaGCCCATTAGGTTTTCAATCTTTGGAATATGGTTGGGACAATTTGAAAGTGTTCCGatttgtaaattattttatatgaattgtGCATAATGTGGAGGAGGGTGTGTTTGTACATGAGCAAAGGAGCCATGGAGACCAGAGATGAATGACGCCACTGGGGCTGCAGTTATGAGGGGCTGAGGGCGACTCGGCGTGGATTCTGGGAACCGaactgaggtcctctgaaagagcagtctaTGTTCTTCGCTGCTCAGCCAGCTCTCTGGCTGTAGTGACGAACGTTTTGACACTAGAGCTAACTAGAAGTCGGTTACAGTAACACATTTTACAATGTTGGGTAGGTGAAGTATTCTGAGCATGAAGTTTCTTcccctttcatttttgtttcttccttttcctctttcccagaTGACTATAATGTAAACTTCACTGTTGATTACTCTGTGTTTGAGTCAGAGGACAGGTTGGTAAGTGACTTCTGTATCTAACAGGGTCAGGGCACATGACAGTCAGACAGAAACTGGGAAGAACTGAAATgtggggctgggtgtggtggtccagacctgtaatcccaacacttgggaggcacaggcaggaggattgccatgggcTGGAGGTCAGTCTGATCTTACATAGTAAGTTACAGTCCAGTCAGGACTATATTAtgactgtctcaagaaaaaaaaaaaaaaaaaaaaaaaaaaaacaagaaagaaaggaaaatctgATAGAAACTAGGATGCGGGTCCCAAACAGACCTGTTAACTAGAGCTGGGAGAAGGAAGCTACGACCTAGTGGGCTAACACACGAAGGAGGGCAGCCAAGGCACGTGTTGAATGGAACACGCACACAGATCATGCCATCGCTGGGCTGGACAACCCGAAAGCTTAAGTGGTAGTCGTATTGGGTTGGGGTGGGGAAGGAAGCTTGCTTGTAGGAAAAGATTAACAAAACAAGACTCTAACTAGAGCATCTGTGGGATGTTGAATGGAAGAAATGATAACTGTTTCCCCAACCTACCGAGGGCAGAACAGGTTGAATAAGGAGGTAACAACAGAAGCAGCAGAAACTACCATTAGTCTTCATACAGAACTTGTGGACCACCAGAATCCTGTAACCACGAAACCAGTGACAACAGAACCAGTGAGTCACATGGACAGTAAGGAGGTGGGTACTAAGCCATCTCTTACCCAGACAGCTCCAGGGCTATTGACCTGGAGTAAAGAGAGGGCAGGTTATGGTGGAGGGGGGACAAATAATGAACACCGCCATTCTGCTTTGGTTTTCTTCTGCTATTAAAACCAGCTGGGTGGTGGCGGTGCACATCTGTAgacccagcactagggaggcagaggcaagcggatctttATGAGTTCGAACTCAGCCCAGGACAGCAAgaactacacaaagaaagcctgtctcaaaacactaaacagcaacaacaaaaaattgatAAAACCAATTCAGGGAGGaaaaaatttatttcatcttacaaatACCAGGTCACActtcatcactgagagaagtcagggcaacGACttaagacaggaactgaagcagaggtttaaagatttatttatttatttatttatctatttatttatttatttattgtgcattagtgtttttcctgcatgtatgtctacgtaagggtgtcggatcccctggaactagttatagacagctgtaagctgctatgtgggtgcctGGGGacttgaaccccagtcctctggaagagcagtcagtgccctaactgcttagccatctctccagcccctcagctcTCTTTTTTTATACCACTTGACCACAGTGGTCTGGGCCcttccatatcaatcattaatcaagaaaattccttCAAATTTCCCACAGTCCAATCTGATGgagattcctcagttgaggtgccatcttcccgtgtgtgtgtgtgtgtgtgtgtgtgtgtgtgtgtgtgtgtgttgaggacagaggacaactttagggTGTCAGTTTGTCAGGCTCAGGCTCAAATGTATGAACTTTTACATGCTGAACCATTTTGCCAGTCCAGATTTTGTTTTAGATACAACTTGAGACTAAGGAAGCTTTTGCTTGCTTGGTGTCCTGAAGGACAAACAAAATTAGAAAGAATAGTTACTATAAGAGCAAAAGCTGCtcagggaagggaagcagaacAAATAGCTATTTTTAGCAACTAGTGTATGACAGAAGGAAagtctacagaggaaaacaatatgAATCAGAAAAAATGTACAGGGTTTGGGCTGCACAGGGAATTCAAGAATTAAGTTTTCACCACGTGGGGTTGGGGGACAGGAGGCTTCCTtgtaggagaggatgaggaggagaaagcCTCTAAATAGGCCATCTATGAGGGTGTTAGATAGGATCGAGACCAGCCTGAGGGACATTGTAAGACTCTCTTTTTGAAAAAATGGCTGGATATGGTGGcatatacttttaatcccagcactctagaagcagaggcaggcagatctttgtgagttcaaggccagcttggactacccATCAatttcctggacagccaaggctacacagatctTATCTTAGCAAAATTTTTTGAGCAGTGAGATGGCTCCTCAAATAAAGGCACttagccaggaggtggtggtggtacaaatcgaatctaggacagccaaggctacacagagaaaccctgtctcaaaaaaaaaaaaccaataaataaataaataaataaatacgtaaataaataaaggcacttgctgacaagcctgaagacctgaccCAGGCTTGATCCGTGAGAACTACTTAGTAAAAGGATAGAGAGATTTCAAGAGTTGGCCTTTTACCTCCACACATGACATGGCAAGCCCTCCCacctaaataaatgtaaaaacattaCACAAGGCTTTCCATTTTTGCATAATAATATTATGTACATTGAGTTAGATATAAATCTACAGAAGTGTGACATTTCAGGCTGGGCTTTGGGCCAATAAGGAATGTGGCAAGTCTTCCAGCAGGGAGAAGACAATGGAATAAAAATTTAGGAAAGTCTTCATCGGAATAGTGGAAAGGTTGGTACTGTCTCAGTACTGTCTCAGGAGCACCTGTTAAAGGGCAGAGCTAGGTGGTCGAATTTGAGAGGAGAAAACTAAGGCTctgttattaaataaaataaaatgcctctCTTCAATGATAATTCTATAAACAAGGAGAGTTAGAAACTTCCAGACTTTAACCATGTTTGGAGAGGATCGATGAGATGGCTAAAGATATCTGCCAGCAAGATGCTCAGAATTCAATACCCAGGATCCATGTGATGGAACGCATGAGCCCACTTcatgttttcctctgacctctacacatgtgcactcatacacatacaaacacacagagacacacagacacccacacgtgTAAAATCTTATGAATGTGTTTGGGAAAATGGATGACCAAAATGGTAGCTATTGGAAGCCAGAGTGGTTTAGGAGGGTTTAACTAAACCAGAGTGGTTTAGCTATAAGTTGGACAGTCCTGTGTGGGTGTTCTGAAGGCAGCTGAAGTGGATCAGTAGTACAGACCTACTCTAAGGGCAAAGTTAGAGTTGTGAAAGTAGAAAGGCCAATGACTGAGTCAGCAGAAGAAGGGAAACCAACCAAGGAAATGTAAGAGGCAGCTGGAGAGCCAAGTTTGAGTTACAGGGACTAGAAGAGAAAAAGCTACCAAGAGCCCAGAGAGGAGGAGGCATGGCTGCTTCCAAAAGAAAGTTAGATTTTATGGAATGAGTTAGTACAGAGTGCAAACTGGGTGTGGTATCCAAGCATCCAAAGGCAGAGACAGTAGAGTCTCAAATTAGAGGCTAGCTTGGATATAAGTAATAGACCTATGTCAAGAATAAGAAAGCGTGTGTAGCGGcacacaagcctttaattccagcacgagggaggcagaggcaggagtagcTCTGaatagttccaggatagccaactgtgtcttaaaaataaataactaaatgaaggaaggaaggaacgaaggaagcaagcaagcaaacaaacaagcaatgtGGCTTTTTATGAAGGGCAAAAGTAGTCTACATGCAGCTGAATGCAAATGGAAGGAGCCATTAGGATTGGCAAGCAGAAGCCAAGCCTGACagaaaatataccacattttaaaatgtgtatagaAGGTTTGTATAGACAGTAAGCCCCTCTTAAGTCTCACTTATACCCTCTCAAAGCACCTACCATAGTGACTAGCACAATGTCATGCACACAAAAggtaaaaaattaaatgtcattgaGAACTGTGGCCACCCAAGTAGGAAGAATTCTTACTGTGGAAAGGAGGAGGGTAGGATCTCCTTTGAGACCAGAGGTAAGGACAAAAGGCAATCATGTAAAGAGGTGGCTAACTTTCTGGGTGGGGGTGAGTGGGGATTGCTAGGAAGGGTGACAATgacctattgtgtgtgtgtgggggggggtgttttagCAGAGTACAGAACAGAATGATGCCATGTCCAGTCTGCAGAGTCCTCTGTCCTGTCTTCTGTTATGGACCCTCCTTCAATCGGGGATGCATTTTCTGTAGCAGGTAGGAGGGTAGCCACTGGCTTTGGTGGGGATGCTGTGAAGTCATATGTTTAAGGAAGGGACACATTTAGAAATGTCTAATTATCTGATCTTGACGAAATTTGGAAGATGTTGAAGCGAAGACTTTTgtaatgtcatttttaaaattcctgtCTGGGAGGACTTCTAAGACCTCCCGGGAGAGAAGCAGGCTGAATGGAGAAGCCTCTTCCAAGCTCCCAACAAGCCTGGAAAAATCAGAGCCAGTTCCATTCTGGCCAGGTTTGAAGTTATGGCAGGTGCCAGAGGTCAAAATGGGTGTGTGCTACAACCCTGCAGAGCCAAGAGGCAAAGTtcagcaggaggaggaaggaggcatgAGGGGCACATCCTTCTCAACAAACAACGTCTCAGAGCATGGAATCTGTGGGTTTGCACAGAGATGGGAACAAGGAGACTTCCTTGGCTTCATGCTCATTTGAgggattgtttttaattatgtgtcctGTAGGGCAGGGGTTTGTTCCCACGAGTACGGGTGCTCGTGAGGCCAGGGCACCAGAGTTCCTGGAATGGGAGTTACAGGGGTCTGTAAACCACCTagcatggctgctgggaattgaacttaggtcttaTGTAAAAGCATCATGTCCTCTTACACTGCACCAGCCACCATGAACCTGTTTTGTTCCCCACCCCCAGGTGAGAGAAGGCTGCTCTGATTCTTCGGACTAGAGTTTGGCAAGTTTTGgatgaagaataaaaaattaGTTTTACCTACTTCTTAATGAGTGCCTGTTCTTAAATCAACCCTGAAGTGTACACCAAGACTCAGAGGCATGACGGGCAGATTAGAAGACTTaggagccaggcggtggtggcgcacGACTTTaatctgaggcaggtggatctcaagtTTGGGgccagagccaaacagagaaactGTCTGGGAGCGAGGAGTGGAGGGAGGTTGAATTAGATGTCAAATAATTAGAAGGAATTATATCCTCTAAATAAATCTAAAGTTTGCGGTAGAATAGAGAATATTCACAGATAAGTTTTATTCTGAGCCTgtaattctaattctatttttgtttctttcattctttgtttt
Coding sequences within it:
- the C10H1orf54 gene encoding uncharacterized protein C1orf54 homolog isoform X1; translated protein: MDVLLIALLVVPLILGQEYEDEEELEEGDYYQVIYYYTVTPNYDDYNVNFTVDYSVFESEDRLNRLNKEVTTEAAETTISLHTELVDHQNPVTTKPVTTEPVSHMDSKEQSTEQNDAMSSLQSPLSCLLLWTLLQSGMHFL
- the C10H1orf54 gene encoding uncharacterized protein C1orf54 homolog isoform X3 — its product is MDVLLIALLVVPLILGQEYEDEEELEEGDYYQVIYYYTVTPNYDDYNVNFTVDYSVFESEDRLNRLNKEVTTEAAETTISLHTELVDHQNPVTTKPVTTEPQSTEQNDAMSSLQSPLSCLLLWTLLQSGMHFL
- the C10H1orf54 gene encoding uncharacterized protein C1orf54 homolog isoform X4 — protein: MDVLLIALLVVPLILGQEYEDEEELEEGDYYQVIYYYTVTPNYDDYNVNFTVDYSVFESEDRLNRLNKEVTTEAAETTISLHTELVDHQNPVTTKPVTTEPSTEQNDAMSSLQSPLSCLLLWTLLQSGMHFL
- the C10H1orf54 gene encoding uncharacterized protein C1orf54 homolog isoform X2; protein product: MDVLLIALLVVPLILGQEYEDEEELEEGDYYQVIYYYTVTPNYDDYNVNFTVDYSVFESEDRLNRLNKEVTTEAAETTISLHTELVDHQNPVTTKPVTTEPVSHMDSKESTEQNDAMSSLQSPLSCLLLWTLLQSGMHFL